The Cyclopterus lumpus isolate fCycLum1 chromosome 1, fCycLum1.pri, whole genome shotgun sequence sequence actctCTGCTTTATAAGATAGTAAACACAATATAGGCTGATGTCCTCTAACAGACGGTGACCTTGTAGTTTGACCTTGCATGTCCAATCAAATCATCTCATACAAAGGATTTTTCCTGTTGCTTCGCCTCCCCTGACGCCCCTGTCACTGGGTTGTCCTTCGCTGCTCCACCGAAAACAGGCAGTGCTCTTGCTCCCGGTGGAGAAGAGCCCAGGTGGAGCAGAGATCCCCCCACCAGGAGCAGCAGGCTGGCGCCCCAGCCCAGGTACAGGGCCGGCCCCAGCTCTCTCTTTAAAGGCGCTGCAACAGTCGGATCATAGAAGTCCCTGATGATTGTATGGGCTGTCCAACAGATGGGTATCAAGTAGGCCAAGCCAGCCACAAGGAAGAGCAGCCCTGCTATCCTGGCCAGCCGAGCCTTGGAGGCCTGGTTACTGTCCCCCATGCAGTGAGTACACTTGGCCCCGGCCACCCCGAGCATGAGGGCCAGGAGGCAGAGAAGTAGAGCGAGAACAGTGAGGCTCCGGGCGGCCTGGGCAGACGTGGGAAGGGCCAGGGTGGAGTCATAGGACTTGCACTGGATCTGGCCTGTGGTCTGAGACAGGCAGTTCATCCACAGTCCCTCCCACAACACCTGGGCGATCACCAGCTCTCCACCCACGAAGGCGGACACACGCCACAGAGGAGCCGCGCACACCAACGCCCCGCCCACCCAACCCATCATAGCCAACACCAAGCCCAGCAGCTGAAGACCTGTTGATGCCATGGCCGATGAAGAAACTCCTCTCTTGCTCTCGatggaagaaaaacagaacaatcTCAGAttcttttcttgtctttctcACCAGGAGGTTACTGAGCTCTCAGTAGATGAAAGTCAAAGCTTCCCACAGTATGCTCTTCGTCATTCAGTAAGACGTCTAGGGATTGCTTCTCCTCAGTGTCCTTTCTTGAGCAATACTGTTAAGATGACAGTTTTCAACAAGTTTACtttacagaaacacattttaacaaacaAATTGAATAATTTTAGATCTGAGCCAATGATGATTTTTAACCAGTACAATATAACAGTTACATAAATAAGAATAAGTGCATTGAATTTGCTTCAgctggttttcttttgttcaatCAATTCACTCATTTCCTCACGCTGCAGTTAAATAAAGCTCTATAAAACATACCTTTCAATCACTAATCAAGCAACCAGATGTCCACAGATGTTGAAGATCCTCTGTGTATTTCTTGGTGGTATAGTCGCGTGATGTGAGTAGTTGGTGTCTTTCTTCTGTTATGACTGGCCAGCTTGTCTCCTTGGATCTCATACAGGGGCGTGGGAGGGCAGCAGTGCGTAATGCTGCAtgctaaatacacacacacacacacacacacacacacgcacgcacacacagctagTTATGCATAAAAATGACAGCACAAAGACACTTTGTTACAAACATTGTTGATTGCTACCATGTTGTCGTTTCTTGGTGCGTGAGGGTCCATATTGGGGCAACATATGGAGCCGAGGCGGAGATGACAGCTGATTGGAGTTTGATGCGTTAAGGAGATCTGACAAGCACCACGTGAAACAACTCCCATGTCATATTAAACTACAGATTGTAACTTTGTTTGGtgaaaaaatcaaaaacaatttTAGTGAAGTTAGTGAGGACAAAACATGCAGGTGGGTACATCGAAAGTTGCTCTGTAGAGCCACTAGATGGCAATAATGAGACTGCCCCCATTCCAACACTGGCTTCAACGTGCCCTCGTTTCAGAGGCTTGTGCTCATTATTTGCATCGTGCTCTTTGCTGAAAGAGGAGTGCTGACAATAAGCTGTCTGGTAAGATATCGGGCAGTAGTTCAACTTTTGCAGAGTTTGTGATCAAAGTTCATGCTGAAGCACTATGTTTGTTTCCTCCCACCCTCAAGTGGCAATAATCAATTAATACAACTTTATGTCTTTTCCAATTTATTGTCTTTGTCTCATTTATGCATTATCTCACTGCAGCATAGAAGAGCGGTAACCACATTGCATTGTGCAATCCTTTATGCTATAATGCTTATAAAAATGGACCGtgagcacagacagacagagttgGTTCAAAGTCAGGTACTTTCTACCTCATTAGAAGGCAAGTGTCTTTAATTGTAGGAATATAcgaaaaaagaccaaaaagctCCAGTTGAAAAGTGAAATAGAGGAAAGCATCATGCTGTTTGACCCAGGGCCACATATATCCATCTTtaactcaagcctattaataaatcctaaacctaaattaaactactgAAGAAGCCc is a genomic window containing:
- the LOC117733567 gene encoding claudin-9-like; protein product: MASTGLQLLGLVLAMMGWVGGALVCAAPLWRVSAFVGGELVIAQVLWEGLWMNCLSQTTGQIQCKSYDSTLALPTSAQAARSLTVLALLLCLLALMLGVAGAKCTHCMGDSNQASKARLARIAGLLFLVAGLAYLIPICWTAHTIIRDFYDPTVAAPLKRELGPALYLGWGASLLLLVGGSLLHLGSSPPGARALPVFGGAAKDNPVTGASGEAKQQEKSFV